From Gammaproteobacteria bacterium, a single genomic window includes:
- a CDS encoding outer membrane beta-barrel protein, with the protein MDQHAILIVLGLFGAMASPTVTRVDLYAGANSSRFATEDPSIGVTAGVSATSSWGLRLGASYARRGYEDSACLDPPDLSLDPAEIPACFYSRRHFQRSQDYIDAQLLWMGDILSNDRLTLRLGGGGMLGFAAGCYETSLDNAPAQECRTRDEDFIAGVVAGTGLDIRMSRQWDLTLDLQYGHELTSASYRETEFGGYRMTSLLVGVAYRR; encoded by the coding sequence ATGGACCAACACGCCATCCTGATCGTGCTAGGCCTGTTCGGAGCGATGGCCTCGCCCACCGTTACCCGGGTCGACCTCTATGCTGGCGCGAACAGCTCGCGCTTCGCTACCGAGGACCCCAGTATTGGCGTGACGGCAGGCGTCTCGGCGACATCCTCTTGGGGCCTCCGTCTCGGCGCCTCCTATGCGCGCAGGGGCTATGAAGACAGTGCCTGCCTCGATCCGCCCGATCTCAGCCTGGATCCCGCAGAGATTCCGGCATGCTTCTACAGCCGTCGGCATTTCCAGCGGAGCCAGGACTACATCGACGCGCAGTTGCTGTGGATGGGGGACATCCTGTCGAACGATCGGCTCACCCTGCGTCTTGGGGGCGGCGGGATGCTCGGGTTCGCCGCCGGCTGCTATGAGACCTCGCTCGACAACGCACCGGCACAAGAGTGCAGGACGCGCGACGAGGACTTCATCGCTGGTGTGGTCGCGGGCACCGGCTTGGATATCCGCATGTCGCGTCAGTGGGACCTCACGCTGGACCTCCAATACGGGCATGAGCTGACCAGTGCGTCCTACAGGGAGACTGAGTTCGGCGGTTATCGCATGACGTCCTTGCTCGTCGGCGTAGCCTACCGGAGGTAG